Proteins from one Sulfurovum sp. TSL1 genomic window:
- the rplT gene encoding 50S ribosomal protein L20, producing MRVKTGVVRHRRHKRLLKQARGFYSGRRKHFRKAKEQLERSLVYAYRDRRQKKRDFRRLWIVRINAATRLNGMNYSTFMHGLKLANIELDRKILADMAMNAPESFTKVAEASKAAIAK from the coding sequence ATGAGAGTAAAAACTGGTGTTGTAAGACACAGACGTCATAAAAGACTATTAAAACAAGCAAGAGGGTTCTATAGCGGTAGAAGAAAACACTTCAGAAAAGCGAAAGAACAACTCGAGCGTTCATTAGTATATGCTTACAGAGATAGAAGACAAAAAAAGAGAGATTTCAGAAGACTCTGGATCGTTCGTATCAATGCGGCTACAAGATTAAATGGAATGAACTATTCAACATTCATGCATGGTCTTAAGCTTGCAAACATCGAACTTGACAGAAAGATTCTTGCTGATATGGCAATGAATGCTCCTGAAAGTTTTACAAAAGTAGCTGAGGCTTCAAAAGCTGCGATTGCTAAATAA
- the rpmI gene encoding 50S ribosomal protein L35 yields MPKMKSVKGAVKRFKVKKSGKIKRGTAFRSHILSKVDGKHHRSMRSPKYVDPVDAKNIKEMIN; encoded by the coding sequence ATGCCAAAAATGAAAAGTGTTAAAGGCGCTGTAAAGCGTTTTAAAGTGAAAAAAAGCGGCAAAATCAAAAGAGGTACGGCATTCAGAAGTCACATCCTTTCTAAAGTTGATGGTAAACATCACAGAAGTATGAGAAGTCCTAAGTACGTTGACCCTGTTGATGCAAAAAACATTAAAGAGATGATCAACTAA